Proteins encoded in a region of the Prunus persica cultivar Lovell chromosome G4, Prunus_persica_NCBIv2, whole genome shotgun sequence genome:
- the LOC18780184 gene encoding calcium-binding protein PBP1, whose protein sequence is MACRNGVVFEDFFPAMVDKLGAEGFMKELCNGFRLLMDREKGVITFESLKRNSGLLGLEGMSDEEIMCMLREGDLDGDGSLNEMEFCTLMFRLSPAMMQTSKELLVEALDLDSEM, encoded by the coding sequence ATGGCTTGTCGAAATGGGGTTGTGTTTGAAGATTTCTTTCCTGCCATGGTTGACAAATTGGGAGCAGAAGGTTTCATGAAGGAGCTCTGCAATGGGTTCCGGTTGTTGATGGACAGAGAGAAGGGCGTGATCACATTTGAGAGCTTGAAGAGGAACTCGGGCCTGTTGGGGTTGGAAGGCATGAGTGATGAGGAGATCATGTGCATGCTGAGGGAAGGTGATTTGGATGGTGATGGGAGTTTGAATGAGATGGAGTTTTGTACCCTCATGTTCAGATTGAGCCCTGCCATGATGCAAACTTCTAAGGAATTATTGGTGGAAGCTTTAGATTTAGATAGTGAAAtgtag